TCCGATGTTCGTGGTGCGGTGCCACGCCGTACCGCCGGTCCAGTTCGTAGATCGACCGCAGCGGCGTGGCCGCGACCTTCGTCAGGCCCGCCCGTTCCAGCACCGCCACGGTCTGGTCGATGGAGGTCGCGGTGGCCAGCGGCAGCGCCGCCCGGACCTCGCCGTCGTAGTGGTCGGCGAAGTTCTCGGTGGCGTCGTCCAGGCCGTGCGGGAACCAGGTGCTGTCGACCACCGCGACCGTGCCGCCGGGGCGCAGCAGGCGGATCCAGTTCGCCACCGCCGTCTCCGGCTCGCGCAGCGTCCACATCACGTAGCGGCTGACGACGGCGTCGAAGCTGGCGGCCGGAAAGTCCGGGCGTACGGCGTCGCCGTGCCGGATGACCGGGCCGGCGACCATCGCGGCGGCGTGCACCCGAGCCCGGTCCAGCATGCCCTCGGCGAGGTCGATGCCGGTGACCCGGTGGCCGAGTCCGGCCAGCACCATGGCGGCCTGCCCGGTGCCGGTGCCGACGTCGAGCACGTCCAGCGGCGCCGGTGGCAGGGCTTCGGCCCAGACCTGTGCCCAGGCCCGCTGGTCGGCGGCGAGGCGGTCGGGCCGTCGCTGGTACTCGTCGTAGCCGGGCGCGCGGCCGGTCCAGTACGCGTTGATCCGGTCCTGCGCCGTCATGCGGCACTCCTCTCCACAGCGGGCTGGTCGACGGGGTGGAACAGCAGGTGGATGGCGCCGTCAAGTTCGAGCCGCTGGATGCCGATGCCGTAGACGGGCTCCAACACGGCCGGGTCGAGGACCTTGTCGGTGGTGCCGGCGGCGACGACCCCGCCCTGACCGAGCAGCACCAGGTCGTCGCAGTAGCGGGCGGCCAGATTCAGGTCGTGCAACACGACGACGGAACACGTGTCGAGGTGGCGCACCAGGCGGAGGATCTCGTGCTGGTAACGGATGTCGAGGTGGTTGGTGGGCTCGTCGAGCAGCAGGTGGGTGGCCTGCTGGGCCAGTGCGCGGGCGATGAGCACCCGCTGCCGCTCACCGCCGGAGAGCCGGGCGAACGCCCGCGAACCCAGGTGGGCGGCGCCGACCCGGGTCAGGCAGCGCGCCGCGATCTCGTGATCCGTCCGGCCGGTCCGTTGGAAGGTGGACAGGTGCGGGCCCCGGCCCAGCAGCACCAGCTCCGCCACGGTGAGGGCGGTCTCGCCGCCGGTCTCCTGCACGACCACGGCCAGCCGGCGCGCGGCCTCGCGCGGCGGCAGGGCGGACAGGTCGTCGCCGTCCACGACGACCCGCCCGGTGCCGCTGCGTAGCGCGCCGTAGAGCAGCCGCAGCAGCGTGGTCTTACCGCTGCCGTTCGGGCCGATCAGCCCGAGGACGCGACCGGGGCGCGCGGTCACGCTGACCCCGTCGATCACCGGGTTGGCGCCGTAGTGCCAGGAGACCCCGGTCGCCCGGATCACGCGCCGGTCCCGAACCGCTGCACGATCCGGTCGAGGCCGTCGATCGACAGGGGGGTCGGTGGCTCGGTGAAGTTGAACAGCTGGGTCAGCACGTCGCCGTTGCGGACGGCGGTGAGCTGCTCGGCGCCGGGGAGGCCGGTCAGGCCCTGCTCGACCGCCGCCGGGTCGCCGTCGCCGTAGAGCAGGATGAGCACGTCGGGGTTGCGGCCGAGCAGTTCCTCGACGGTGACCTCGAAGACCCGTTCCGGGGTGTCGCCGAAGACGTTGCGCAGGCCGGCGGCCTCCAGCTGCGGGTGGGCCATGCTGGCGGTGCCGTACGCGTACGTGACGCCGCCGCCGACCGTCGGGTACAGCACCGCCGCGGTGCGGCCGGACGAGGCACCCGCCCCGGCCCGGATCGTCGCCATCCGCTCCTTGAGCGCGCCGACGGCATCGGCGGCCGCCGCCTCACGACCGAACACCCGGCCGTACGTCTCCAGTTGGGCGTAGATGTCGTCGAAGGTGGGCGTGGCCGTGGTGTTCGGGCACATCGCGGGCTCCTCCAGCAGTGGGATGTCCACGGCCGAGAGGGTGTCGCGGGAGAGGTTGTCGACCTCGCCGAGCACCAGATCGGGTTCCTGGCTGATCACGACCTCCTTGGAGATCTGCAGGTGGCCGCTGGTGTCGGTCTTGTCGGTGAGCAGCGGGATCCGGTCCAGCTCGGCGAGGGTGGCGGCGTCGTAGTACTCCCTGGGGTACTGCCCGGCCCGGGCGGTGACCCGGTCCATGACGCCGAGCGAGTGCAGGTACGGCACGGCCGCGCTCTTGAGCAGGACGATCCGCTGGGGCGCGGCGTCGAAGGTCACGTCCACGCCGCAGTTGGTGACGGTGACCGGGTAGCCCGGGCCGGTGGCGGTCGGCTCGTCGGCGGCCCCGCCGCAGGCGGCGACCAGCAGCATGAGGGCGGACGCGGCGGCGGTGCCGGCGAGACGGGTTGCCTTCATCGATTCTCCTCGACTCATCGGGTGCTCAGGCGTCGGTGGCGTGCAGACGCCGGATCAGGATCAGCAGGAAGGGGGCGCCGAGCAGGGCGGTGATGATCCCGATCGGGATCTCCTGGGGAGCCAGCAGGACGCGGGCGAGCACGTCGGCCCAGACCAGGAGGATGGCGCCGAGCAGGGCGGCGACCGGCACCACGCGTACGTGCGGTGCCCCGACGATGCGCCGGGCCAGGTGCGGGACGACGAGGCCGACGAACCCGATGCTGCCGGCGGCGGAGACCAGCACACCGACGCTGAGGGACACCAGCACGAGCAGGCGGAGCCGGAACCGGTCGGGTGACACGCCGAGGGTCTGTGCGGTCTCGTCGCCGATGGCCAGCACGTCGAGCCGTCGACCGGCGATGGTCAGGTAGCCGATCATGCCGCACAGCACGACCGCGGCCACCAGCAGCAGGGCGTTCCACCGGGCCAGCCCGAGGGAACCGAGCAGCCAGAACATCACCGACCGGGCGCCCTCGGCGGAGCCGGAGGCGAAGATCAGGAAGCTGGTGGTGGCGTAGAGCGCGTAGCCGACGGCGACGCCGGAGAGCAGCAACCGGATCGAGGTCACCCGCCCACCGCTGCGCGCGATGAGGAAGACCAGTAGCGACGCACCGAGCGCGCCGAGGAAGGCGCTGGTGGACAGGGCGTACTGCCCGAAGCCCGCGCCGGCCCCGAACAGGATCGCCGCGGCGGCCCCGCTGGAGGCGCCGGAGTTGATGCCGAGCAGGTACGGGTCGGCCAGCACGTTGCGCACCATGGCCTGCAACGCCACGCCGCACACCGCCAGTCCGGCGCCGACCAGCATGCCGAGCAGGACCCGGGGCAGCCGGACCTGCCAGACGATGGCCTCCTGCGGCGGCGTCCAGGTCACCTCGCCGGGCAGGCCGACGAGGTGGTGCCCGATGATCCGGGCCACGGTCGCCGGGGGGATCCCGATCGCGCCGGAGCCGACCGCGGCCACCCCGGTCAGGATCAGCCCGACCGCCAGGGCGAGCAGCCAGAGCCCGGTCCGGCGGCGCTGTGCCGCGACGCCGAGCAGGTCCGGCCGGCCCGTCGGCAGGGCGGTGACGGTCACCGTACCCCCATCTGCATTCCCTTGGTTCTTGCAAATACTTGGCAAAAGCTAGCAGCAAGATCAGGGCAGCGGAAGGCGGATGAGTCGTTGCTCACCGAGCGGGAGGTCAGCGGCCCCAGACGCGGGCGAGAGCGAGCGGGTCACCGGTGGTGAAGTTCGGCGGATCGTGCAGCAGGAAGTCGCGGTGGCTGATGTTCCACGCGTAGGCACCGGCCATCCCGAAGACGAGGACGTCGCCGACCGCGATCGGGTCGCCGTCGTCCGGGTGGGCCAGCACGTCCTTCGGCGTGCAGAGCTGGCCGACGACGGTGACCGGGCCGCCGTCGGTCCGGGGCCCGGCCCCGCCCCGGGGCACCACGACGAACGGCTGGGAGTGCCCCTTGGCGGCCGGGGTCCGCAGGTGGTGGGTGCCGCCCGCGACGATCACGAACCACCGGCCCTGGGACCGTTTGACGTCGACGACCTCGGTCAGGTACGAGCCGCAGTAGACGCTCACGGCGCGACCCGGCTCGATCCGCAGGCGGACCGTCGGGTGTTCGGCCAGCACCTCGCCGAGCAGCCGGCCGTAGGTGTGCCAGTCGAAGCGGCGATCCGGGTGGCGGTAGTCGACGGCCATGCCGCCGCCGACGTTCACCTCCCCGGCGCGCAGGTGCCGCACCGCCCACTCCGTCACCCCGCGCGCCACCGTCGCAGCGGCCGCCGGGTCGAGCCCGCTGGCCAGGTGGGCGTGCACGCCGCGTACCCGGACCCCGGCCGGCGGGTCGTCGGTGAGCCGGACCGCCTCCTGCGGGTCCATCCCGAACGGGCTCGCCGCGCCGCCCATCACCAGGACCGCGCCCGGCGTGGCGACGGGCAGGTTGACCCGCAACAGCACGTCGACCGTACGCCCGGCGGCGCGGGCCAGCCCGGCGAGGCGGTGCAGCTCCGTGGCGGACTCGACGTGCACCCGGGCCACCTCGGCGGCCAGTGCCGCGGCGAGATCCTCCTCGGTCTTGCCCGGTCCGGCGAAGGCGGCCACCCGCCGGCCGGGCAGCACGGCGGCCAGGTGGTGCAGTTCGCCGCGACTGGCGGCCTCGAAACCGTCGACCGTGCCCGCGAGGGT
This is a stretch of genomic DNA from Micromonospora sp. WMMD1082. It encodes these proteins:
- a CDS encoding class I SAM-dependent methyltransferase, which codes for MTAQDRINAYWTGRAPGYDEYQRRPDRLAADQRAWAQVWAEALPPAPLDVLDVGTGTGQAAMVLAGLGHRVTGIDLAEGMLDRARVHAAAMVAGPVIRHGDAVRPDFPAASFDAVVSRYVMWTLREPETAVANWIRLLRPGGTVAVVDSTWFPHGLDDATENFADHYDGEVRAALPLATATSIDQTVAVLERAGLTKVAATPLRSIYELDRRYGVAPHHEHRMQYLVTGFRPAGQ
- a CDS encoding ABC transporter ATP-binding protein, producing MIRATGVSWHYGANPVIDGVSVTARPGRVLGLIGPNGSGKTTLLRLLYGALRSGTGRVVVDGDDLSALPPREAARRLAVVVQETGGETALTVAELVLLGRGPHLSTFQRTGRTDHEIAARCLTRVGAAHLGSRAFARLSGGERQRVLIARALAQQATHLLLDEPTNHLDIRYQHEILRLVRHLDTCSVVVLHDLNLAARYCDDLVLLGQGGVVAAGTTDKVLDPAVLEPVYGIGIQRLELDGAIHLLFHPVDQPAVERSAA
- a CDS encoding ABC transporter substrate-binding protein, which codes for MKATRLAGTAAASALMLLVAACGGAADEPTATGPGYPVTVTNCGVDVTFDAAPQRIVLLKSAAVPYLHSLGVMDRVTARAGQYPREYYDAATLAELDRIPLLTDKTDTSGHLQISKEVVISQEPDLVLGEVDNLSRDTLSAVDIPLLEEPAMCPNTTATPTFDDIYAQLETYGRVFGREAAAADAVGALKERMATIRAGAGASSGRTAAVLYPTVGGGVTYAYGTASMAHPQLEAAGLRNVFGDTPERVFEVTVEELLGRNPDVLILLYGDGDPAAVEQGLTGLPGAEQLTAVRNGDVLTQLFNFTEPPTPLSIDGLDRIVQRFGTGA
- a CDS encoding iron ABC transporter permease codes for the protein MTVTALPTGRPDLLGVAAQRRRTGLWLLALAVGLILTGVAAVGSGAIGIPPATVARIIGHHLVGLPGEVTWTPPQEAIVWQVRLPRVLLGMLVGAGLAVCGVALQAMVRNVLADPYLLGINSGASSGAAAAILFGAGAGFGQYALSTSAFLGALGASLLVFLIARSGGRVTSIRLLLSGVAVGYALYATTSFLIFASGSAEGARSVMFWLLGSLGLARWNALLLVAAVVLCGMIGYLTIAGRRLDVLAIGDETAQTLGVSPDRFRLRLLVLVSLSVGVLVSAAGSIGFVGLVVPHLARRIVGAPHVRVVPVAALLGAILLVWADVLARVLLAPQEIPIGIITALLGAPFLLILIRRLHATDA
- a CDS encoding alanine racemase, which codes for MTRPAYVYDLAALAGHAAAVRAALPERVELLYAVKANPDPGILRTLAGTVDGFEAASRGELHHLAAVLPGRRVAAFAGPGKTEEDLAAALAAEVARVHVESATELHRLAGLARAAGRTVDVLLRVNLPVATPGAVLVMGGAASPFGMDPQEAVRLTDDPPAGVRVRGVHAHLASGLDPAAAATVARGVTEWAVRHLRAGEVNVGGGMAVDYRHPDRRFDWHTYGRLLGEVLAEHPTVRLRIEPGRAVSVYCGSYLTEVVDVKRSQGRWFVIVAGGTHHLRTPAAKGHSQPFVVVPRGGAGPRTDGGPVTVVGQLCTPKDVLAHPDDGDPIAVGDVLVFGMAGAYAWNISHRDFLLHDPPNFTTGDPLALARVWGR